The DNA region TTTAATTATCTGTAACTCATCAGCTATTCCCATCATCCACCAAAAGGAGAGATCTTGGATCTAAGTGATAATTAAAACAATATAAGATtaattctaaataaataaaatttgtttaTATACCTAGTATTTTGGTGTGTGATTTTTGGTGTAATTTAGATTTCACAGGGAAGAGTATTATTGTAGAAATTATACATTTTGTTGGGAAATACCTGTTAATATCCTAACAGTTAGAGCTTCTTGGCACTGTTTATTTTTTGATGGCTACTTTTCCACATATACCAGTATATTTTGCTTCATTGGTCTAAGTATTCATCTGTACATAGAAAATACCATTCTGGAACTGACTGCATATAGTAAGTGTTTTACTTAATGTTTTCTGGAGAATTTGACTATCTGTGTGAGACCATAAACTATTGGATAGTAGTGGGAGCATGTGGTTGACTTTGTGTAttcagtgaggaggagcagatACTATTCCAGCAGTAACTGGAAGAAAACTTTTAGAGAGAATATGGTGTATTACTGTGTGGTCATGTATGAATTGTTGGCTTGTTGTGTGGTGTCATGTATTGAGCAAATAGGAACAGAAATGTGAATGAAATCATCTAGGAAGAATATAATAGTGGTTCTAGCACAGCTAAGCATAGTGGTGAAatctttttctgaaataaaaaaaggagtTCTTCTGATGATTCATTGCAAGTTATTTATGTTACTCAGATGTTACTTGAGTatggattttgattttttttttcctcaggccAAGTCTGGGAGCTTCGACCGGAATGTGGAATTCCTCAATTTGCTGCCCAAGAGAGGCCCTAATGCCTTCTCAGCCTTCTGTGAAGCTCTGAGAGAAAccaagcagcagcacctggaggcAGTGATCCTGAAGACAATGTCCAACCTGAGCCATGAGATTGCAAGGGTACAGCAGTTTTTAAAGAATAGGATGGATGGTTTGCATTTCAGATTGGGTTTGGGCACAAAAGGATCTTTATCAAATGGGAGAAACTCAATTGTTTACAAAGGATAGAGTGGTTTTGTTGTAAGTTGAAATTTGTAGTAGCCTTAGCCaaagcagagaggaagaaaCTTGGGAAGAACAGAATTTTCATAACGAATCACAAGATGGTGGAGGTGGGAAAGGGCCTCTGGAAGTCATCTCTTCCAACTTTCCTGCTCAAGTGTTACGTTCAGTAGGCTTCCAGAGTCACATCCAGGCAGTTTCTGAATATCTGCAAGGATGGAGgctgcagcctctctgggcacctCCTCCAGTGCTCAGGCACCTCCCAATATAAAAGCATTTCCTGATGTTTAAGAGGGAGtctcctgtgtttcagtttgtgcccatgGCACCACTggaaagagcctggctctgtcctctTTGTGCCCTCCTTTCAGGTATTCATACACATTGATAAGTTCCCCCTGAGGGGGATGAGGGATCACCTCCCTTCATCTCTTCTGCTGGCATCGCTCCTCCTGGTGCAGCCCAGGGTTCCAGCTGCCTTTGTGCCAAGGgtgccctgctggctccttttGGGCTTGGCAGCACACAAGTCCCTTTCTGCCAAGCTGCTTCCCGGCTGGACGGCCCCCAGGATATATTGGTGCCCCAGGCACAGGGCCTTGCACCTCTTTTTGTTGGACTGTATGAGGCTCCTGCACTGTTCTTACATCCAACAAGGTCTTAATGGATGTGTAATCAATAATCCAGAAATTTTCTCTGAACCTTCATTGGTTTAGTTTTCAGTGATTGTCTGAGTAGACTCTTGAAGAAACAAATacttgtatttctttcttttgttatttttttcaccttttccctTTGTGTACTTAGTGTTGTACTAAAGGAAGAGTTTTGGAAAGATTCCATGTTCTTAGTGCATTGGCAAGGATGGAAACTGTCAGTAAACATATTTTACACAAAGGAAGCGAGATCAAATACTTTTGCACAAGTGTTCCcttattaaaatgtaaaatttatcAGACTactcttttaattttttgtttccaaTTTTTCTTTACTATACAAACAATGAAATCTtgacagcaaacaaaaatagaGGAATCACCAGACAATCAAGTTCTTGTTTAAACTGAGAAAGCTAAGATGACGCCAATGCAAAGATTCTAAACTGAGGATTTGGGTAGAAGTGCAGATGATCAAAGGGGAGGAGTCTTGCATTGAGAGAAAGTGCTGCTGCCGTCTTGTCATGATGTTTCTTTTGGAAGTGACcataatattatattttagtcattttttttttgtgtatataAATGCATGTATCCTTTCTTCCATGATACCTTCAGCTTTGTactgtagagaaaaaaaaaagctattttatgCTACTCTTTTTCATGGATTTATTGATGTCTTGTAGCTTGAACACTGTCATGAGTCAGATCTTCCATACCCTGTCAGTGAGTCCTGTAATTCAAAGAGACCCCGTTGGCTTGGTGAGTTGCACTTGATTTGCTACCTGGTTGGCTCCTGCCAATTAATACTGTCTTAATTTGATTGTAGAGATAAGCTTGCCACCACTTTGCTCATGCCAGGAATGCAAACTTGACAGTAAACTGACTATATTATGATCAAAGAGGGTGCTTTATAGCATATGGGAAGAGACAACCAATATGTGTTTCTTGTTAGCTTCATTTATTCTTATGGGAGACTTTGTTGCTTAAAACAGTACCTGTCAGTAAAATTCTAGATTTTGCAAAGATTTTCTTGAAGATCTGTAATAGAATTTCATTGAGCTAGCGCTCTGATAAGATACTGACTTCAGGCAGCATTTCTTAACCAAGACTTCCTTcttaaaaaattagtttaagGCCTTATATGTGTTATCTGGGTCCAACTTGCTTTTCTTTAGCTTCTGTCAAGTGCAGGAAATCAGCTTCTCCTTAACGTGCATTTCCAGCTTAGGCCAGGGGTCTGGTCTAATAAACATTGGTTGGAATGAATCTCCTTGCTAGTTTTTATGTTGCTTCTGGTAATGCCTCGAGTACTTTTTCCCTAACCACAGGTTTTCCCTTATGCTGGTTACTAGGAGCTCTCTCTGGTGTTGAAGAGCAAGTGTCTAATTTTTGgaaactttttttatttatgtgcAAGGGTTTTAGGTTgggttgttttgatttttttagaGCATATGTTCCTCCAACCAGGAGAGCCATGCCTCAAAATGCTGAAAGAGGATTTCAGAAGAGCTCGTGAATGTCATTAGCTCAGTTTCTTCGGTACAGAGGAGTGAGTGTTTGTCTGCAAATGGCAAATAGTTGATTATCATTCCCCTCATCTGCTGTTATCCAGAGGAAAGTGTTCAGaggcagattaaaaaaagagaagggcTTTGCACTTTATGAAAGTTAAAATTGTCTTGTTTGATCACTTATGCATGTGTTCAGCATGGGAGGCCTTTTATGACAGGAAAGAACTATTCTGTTTGAAATTTTCTAGCAACATTTCATCAGCCAAACTCTGAAAGTAAGAACATACTGTGCAAAACAGCAGAAAGCACAAAGATCTTAAATTAGATGAGAATTCTGTTTTCATACTCTGTAGACTAGGCGTTAGATAAGGCTGACCCACAtacaagcaaaaataaaagctgtcagttaaaataaataaaacaagtaTACTGTTAcagtacttttttttctcttctgtgtttCATTTTGTGTCAGTAGGCCCTGATCAAACAAAATGTTTGGAGGTGTGAAATATACATAAATGAATATAGTTCAGAATTTGCAAGTTACTACCTTAATACAGAGGTTTTGTGtctgaaatttttaatttttattaatatatttggCTTTGCACAGAACCAATAGAGCATTCCTTGGATAATGGAGATGGTCCCTCAATTCCTCCAGTGAAGTATTGCACTCCTGAATTTTATCACAATCATCAGCACTTGGTAAGTTGTTGGCAGAGAAAGTCTTTAAGATGTGAGATGTTTGGATCAATCAGCTGAACATGTGCCACTTAAAATTGAGTTGAAATGCTTCACTGGGATGCAGATCAGGGTTGTGCTATTTGTGTAAATGAAAGGTGTTACCAGTCATGCTCCATTTGATGTGGTTCTCATTTACAAGTGTCAAGAAATCCCAAAAGGTTCTGTAACTCTAAACAAATCTCTGCCTCTGTTTTTTTGATCATGAAGAGCTTGGTGGAATGACTTCTGTACTATTGCTCTCTGTGAGCTGTCAGTATTATTGCCTcaagtttatttttctgtgtcctCATTTTCTGTAAGATGACAAACCCTCTAAATGACTGTAAGATAGTAGAACTGTGTTTTCAGCTAGTAAGTTGGCTGTTTTAATTGTCAGCTGTACCCAATAGAATCCTTAGGCTTGAGAACCAGATGAGGATTATGTGCTAGAATTCTACCTGTGGGTAGAACAATTTGAATTTCTAATCTTCTGCTGCGGTGTTTGAAGTTTATATGTAATCTAATTCCTTTTTGTTGATTCTGTCTGTAAATAGATTGGTGGGATGGGCTTAAGGAAAAATTACTTTGTGTTGTGGGATAAACACTTCCTTAGGGTTGTACAGTGTCAGAGGCTCTATGTGTAATGAAACagaggttttgtttgtgtgttggtttttgtttgggttttttggaaCTGTCTGTGGGGGTGACTTGATTAATAAGCAGTGCCAGTGTGAGCTTGACTAGGCTCCTTTTACATCTGTGCCTGGATGCACCTTATTTGATATTCTCCTTTGGTATTAAATTTTACTTCCAATTTGCAGGAGTGTTAGTAAGTGAATTACTATTgatttgttgttgttggaaTGGTAGGGACAGAGAGGTAACTTCTGTGTCAGAAGGCACCCCTCTTAAAttagtttttttcctgttaaccTCTTTTGCCAGTTGCACAACTTTGAAGATCAATGACTGACAGTCCCTTGCTGTTACAATGACACTCATTGCTATTTTACATCTCTGCTCCCAACAGCAATTAAGAAACCTTAGCTAAATTTTGCATAGCGCTGTCCTTTGTTGGGGGTGACACAAAAATAATTGGGGCCCTGCTGGGGtgaggaaagggggaaaagttaGCAATATCTAATTCACAATTTGAAATGGATAAGCTGTGTTTCTTTTGAAATGAGGAATAAGGCAAGGCAGTCTAACTTATTAATAATAGTGTTGTAGCATTGTCGGTTGTGGAGGCTGGCAAGCACAGGCATATCAAGTTGGTCTGGAATGATAGCTGTTCTATTCTAACACACCATTATTTCCTTGTGTAGTCTAAATTTACCCGTTTTTAATCTTCCTTGCAGGCATACAAGCTGACATCAGAGCCACGAGGCTTAGCGCTGATCCTCAGCAATGTCCGCTTCAGCAGCGAGAAGGACCTGGAATATCGCGCCGGGGGAGACGTGGACTGCGCTTCCCTGGAGATGCTCTTCAGGCACCTCGGCTACCGAGTCACTGTCTGCCATGACCAAACTGCACAGGTAAGGGGTGATCCCAGTGCTTCAATACCGGTGTGCCTGAGAGTTTGTGTCATAGTTGTCTCTGGTACGTAGCTGAGCTTTGAATATATGAATTATCACTTAAGAATAGAAAATGAAGCCGAACGTGATGATGCTCTCATACTGATCCACATGAGAAAGCTTGGAAGGCTGAGCTCTTCCAGTGGATAGTAGTATCACAAAGAACTACAAGAGGTACTATTCTAGTCTGACCCTAATGCAAGGGGAAGACTTTTGAGACCACTCCTGGCATGTGTTAAAAGCACAAATTAATGAAGTCTCCAATTTACTATAGATAGACTTTTCCAGTGTTCTCTCCTAAAAGTTAAACTTTGCAAATATTTGATGTAGTCTTTGCTATTGTGACGTTTTCATGTCCTTTCACTGGTGAAGTCAGTTGGCATCCCATTCACCAGTCTATCTGTGCAGCTCAGTTCCACTCTTTCAGTCTTCACTAAAAACATGTATGTTCTTCACATAGGAAAATTGGTTGTGTTCCATGACTAACTTAATCAAGCCACTCTCCCTAGGAATGCAATTGCTGTCTTCTCCAGCATCATTTGATCTTAGTCCTTTTAAATCCCTATGAATTCAAGTGACACAGGACGTGTTAAAGAATGTTTTCTTCAAGAACAGAGCTTTTGCAACATTGATAGAAGATATTTGTATCTGTCACGTTGTCGGTTCCTGAAGTTTTCAGGTTTAAATTTTGAATTGACCACTAGTGTCTGAATGCCTGAAGTCCCAGAGTATGTATCTGTTAAGCTGCTCCAACATCCCAGCCAGATGCCAGTGTCAGTGTAAAATATCACTTGTAAAATATCACTTGGTTTCCTCTGTTGGCCTAAGCAATTCCTGCTTCACAGTGTTATATTTAAGACTTATTATTGCATAAAAGAAgaatattttgccttttttttttaatagtataTGTCTTTTTCATGTAAATTTGAGGTGTGAGGGGTTTTTCTTTGTTACAAGGAGGGCCATTTGTGTTCTTCCCAGAAAATTGATTCACTTTCCCTATGGAAGTTTGGAAAgcattagatttttttttcctgttctagGAGATGCAGAATGCATTGGAGAGATTCTCCAAGCTGCGAGATCATCGAGATGTGGATTCCTGCATTATTGCTCTGCTTTCCCATGGTGTGGAGGGTGGGGTTTATGGCAGTGATGGCAAACTACTACAGGTATGTTGCTGAGTCCTGATCTCTTGTTGTAGGTCATCTCCAGGAAAGTAACaatattcaaaaagaaaaaaaaaaaaaaaaagaaaaaaaaaagattgaggattcacatattttaaaatagaaaaaaataagggctggagggaagaaaagggCAAGGGGAGgtctagaaaatgaaaaatagcaaGCAGGAGAAATTATCTCTCTGTGTAAATACTAGGTAGAGTTCATGAACCCAAGCAAGTATGAACCTGGGGAGAGGGTGGAGAAGGGATATGTTTGTCACACACTGAGTTTGCAGATAAAGGAGAGGATTACCAAGACTGGTGAGGTAATAAGCAAAAGATAGGGAACCAAGGTTGAGACTGGGTTTGGCTTACAGGAGGCtacagtgaagaaatttcctctctttcttctctcagtTGCAGGAGGCTTTCCGGCTCTTTGATAATGCAAACTGCCCAAATCTCCAGAATAAGCCCAAAATGTTCTTTATTCAGGCCTGCCGGGGAGGTGAGTGCCCAAGCACTGAAAGCCATGTACTTGGCATGCCATTAAGGCTCATTTTGCACACATGCACACCCTCACATTCAACTTGCTGTCAACTTTCCTCTTTGCTTCTCTCAGGTGTAAGTGGGACCCATATTCACCTCCCTCTGCCCCGCTGCTGCCACTGCATCTGTTGCTCTGTAAGTGTCTTTAGCTGTGCATGAGGTGTGTGCATTGCCTGGCAGACCCCAGAGCACCTTGGTGACATAAACTCTTCATGTCCCACCCATACCCCGAGGCTTCCTcgtgctgtgcctgcaggagggGGAGTGGGACACATGGTGCACAAATAGCAGCACAGCATGGAGCAGTACACTAGCACTGGAGTCTTGATGAGGTCCTGTCTTTCTCTAGATCCTTGATGTGTTGTGTCTCCTGTGATGGTCTCTTGAGCTGTCAGGGTTGTTCCAATTATTTTTAGGGTCTTGGCTTTTTCCTTTACCTGAGCCTGTTTTCAGCCTCAGATGACCTTTCCTTGCACCGTTTTCCACATACTGCTGTTGAATTCTTACATGCTGCTGTACAGAACTCTTCTAATGATTCTTACAAACTTGTTCTTCTTCTGTGCTTTGTGTAcgtttttatttaaattctattattccttttcctcccttttgtAACTAAACAAAGACATCTGTAACTAGCTACCTTTCAGATCTGCTAGTGAccaaaatttttttctcaagtgTTTGGACTCTGTGAAATTGCAGCTATTCCAAAGTGAAGCTCTGTCTTAGagtttccttcttttccattgTGATAGAGGAGTTTTCCTTGTagcttttccccctgctttttccttgtttctcaCAGTTGTCTcccttctttctcatttttggCAAGCTTTACAGTTTGTCCTCCAATCTCTACTCTTCTTTAATCCCAATACAGGGAAAAGCCCAAAGTCTACATGAAGTATTTCAGTGGTCAGAAATACTTGATCCTTTTAAGCATTTGGGAATATTGTAACATGCATGTTTACAATATGAATTGAATCTGATTGCTTTCCTTAAGTGAATGACCATTTAGATACTCTTGAACAAATGTGAATGTGCAGACTCAGGGTGGAAAGAAGTGTAATTACCCATAATTTTCAGCTGACCTCATTAGGTAATTATGTTTTTTTGACTGTAATGTTACCATAAGGAGTCTGTTAAGACTAACAAATCAAGCTTGGCCTTTGTATTCCCAAAAAAGTTGCTGTCAAGGAAGAGTGGTAAAGCTTGCTGTGCATAACACTTTAGAATTAGGATATTGCAGTAGACAAAGGATTAAGATACTTGAAAAACTGTAAGGAAAAACtcaatttaataaaaaacagCAAAGACAAAACCCTGCCTTGTCTAACCTCTTTTAAACCTTGATTAATAGCTAGAGGGGAAAGCCAGTTACAAAGTAATTGAGTTGTCAACAAAAATGTGTACCCTTTAGACAGCATTAAAAGGACTGTATAAATAGTATTGTCAACTTTAAAATAGTAGTCTATCTATCTGTGCCATGCAAGTTAGCTGGAACTAGTTGAAACAAGGTGAGAAATACATAAGTTATTCTTCCTCTCTAACCTTACATTGTAGGCCTGCTCTGTCTTCTATTAGtgacacatttttaaatgtagataAAGAAATATTGGTACAGTCCTAATTCCCAATGAGCTTTTGGCAGGAGTCTACTAAAGAAGTTAAGTAGTTCACCTACAGTCATGGATCAAAAACCAGTGGCAACAGAAAGCAATGGGAAGAGTTTCAGTGTGGCATAAAAGTTGCTTAGAATCTGCATTTGATGTAGTCCATTCAAAAGAGTgaaaaattatactaaaagctGGGTAGTTAGCAGTTACTTAAATTAATTGGCAGAACAGCTGTCTGGGAGCTTCAGTACAATTTAAACAGACTTGATCAATCTCTGGCAGTGGTTCTATAAATTAGAGGTTAAGTATGCAAAGGGTTAGTGCTTTACATGTTTTAGTAAAGTTGATAGGAGTGGTGTTTGAAGATATGCATGAGGAAGATGTGTAATTCTGAAGCTTTAATCAAAAAAGTTTTGATTTTATACATAATGGGATGATGACAGTGTGAATAATAGAGTTTGACAGTAAAATTACCTGAGtgttctgaaataaaatgcacTGTGAACAGTAcactaaatttttaaaaagacagagAACTGGAAAGATTTTGAGAAGGGTGATAAAGGCATGAAAAAAATGTggttataaaagaaaaaatatgcatTGCTACCCTAAGAGATGAGAAAGGAACTTAATTATGAAATTATGAAATTCTGAGCTATGGAGACTTTAATTCTAGGCTGTTTCAGACAATCACACTCCTTccactgctgttttctgtttaGAGGAAAAGAACAATGTTGCTGACTTATGAACTGACCACTTTCTGAGCATAATTATGAGATGCCACCTGTTCCACTGCCTGTTAAAGGGTTAGAAATCCAAATAGATTATTTAGGCATGAGCTGGCAATAAAAATTGAGAAACATCTTAGGAGGAAGGCCTCTGAAGTGGACACTCAAGCCTTGTAACACTAGACTCTGATTTTGCTGTTAGGAAGAAAGAATAATAGATTCTcataacaaaagaaaacaaaaaggcaaaattatatggaaaatttg from Melospiza georgiana isolate bMelGeo1 chromosome 2, bMelGeo1.pri, whole genome shotgun sequence includes:
- the CASP2 gene encoding caspase-2, with product MLACGMQRCHQEALKKNRVMLAKQLVLNVLVEHMVEKDIITTEMVEMIQAKSGSFDRNVEFLNLLPKRGPNAFSAFCEALRETKQQHLEAVILKTMSNLSHEIARLEHCHESDLPYPVSESCNSKRPRWLEPIEHSLDNGDGPSIPPVKYCTPEFYHNHQHLAYKLTSEPRGLALILSNVRFSSEKDLEYRAGGDVDCASLEMLFRHLGYRVTVCHDQTAQEMQNALERFSKLRDHRDVDSCIIALLSHGVEGGVYGSDGKLLQLQEAFRLFDNANCPNLQNKPKMFFIQACRGDELDRGVDQRDGKGWSDSPGCEESDANKEESLKLRLPTCSDMICGYACLKGTAAMRNTKRGSWYVEALTSVFAEDSRHTHVADMLVKVNRQIKQREGYAPGTEFHRCKEMSEYCSTLCRDLYLFPGYLPGK